A portion of the Streptomyces platensis genome contains these proteins:
- the ribA gene encoding GTP cyclohydrolase II RibA has product MTTSDEAVVVRLASAPVPVGATLMQLTVFGQVGADGRETEEVVTLRTLAPRSESAAPPIVRIHSACFTGDVLGSEKCDCGPQLSAALAAIVRSYNGVLVYMLRQEGRGIGLANKIRAYALQSVGHDTISANLALGFPAESRDFRMAADCLRHLGITRVRLMTNNPEKVAQLAAQGTVVEDRVPLGGFRTPFNEAYLEVKDRLMGHLDALGTAQQVTDLRAALPGQVPQ; this is encoded by the coding sequence ATGACGACATCCGATGAGGCGGTGGTGGTCCGCCTCGCGAGCGCCCCGGTCCCGGTCGGCGCCACCCTGATGCAGCTGACCGTCTTCGGGCAGGTCGGCGCGGACGGCCGGGAGACGGAAGAAGTGGTCACCCTGCGGACCCTCGCACCACGCAGCGAATCCGCAGCCCCGCCGATCGTGCGCATCCACAGTGCCTGCTTCACCGGCGATGTACTCGGCTCCGAGAAGTGCGACTGCGGGCCCCAGCTCTCCGCCGCGCTGGCCGCCATCGTCCGGTCGTACAACGGGGTGCTCGTCTATATGCTCCGGCAGGAAGGGCGCGGCATCGGGCTGGCGAACAAGATCCGTGCCTATGCGCTCCAGTCGGTGGGGCACGACACCATCAGCGCCAACCTCGCCCTCGGCTTCCCCGCGGAGAGCCGGGACTTCCGGATGGCCGCCGACTGCCTGCGGCACCTGGGCATCACCCGGGTACGCCTGATGACGAACAACCCGGAGAAGGTCGCCCAGCTCGCCGCACAGGGAACGGTGGTCGAGGACCGGGTGCCGCTCGGCGGTTTCCGCACCCCGTTCAACGAGGCCTATCTGGAAGTCAAGGACCGGCTGATGGGCCATCTCGACGCGCTGGGCACGGCACAGCAGGTCACCGACCTCCGGGCGGCTCTGCCGGGGCAGGTGCCGCAGTGA
- the ribD gene encoding bifunctional diaminohydroxyphosphoribosylaminopyrimidine deaminase/5-amino-6-(5-phosphoribosylamino)uracil reductase RibD: MTPDGSEAGRAFSDSERAAMRRAVTLARRGLGTVAPNPAVGAVILDPNGRTAGEGWHRKAGGPHAEVHALRAAGARAEGGTALVTLEPCSRQGRTGPCTQALLQAGIRRVIYAVPDPTLSGEGVTALRRSGVEVRSGLLAEQAAEANHAWLTAVVTRRPHITLKLATTLDGRIAARDGSSRWITGPHARRDTHRLRARVDAIAVGSSTVLADDPALTARTVAGRPGARQSVRVVFDRRLRTPARSRLASDGAAPTWILTTRPAADHALGSAEPVTIGPGPRYLTEALHALYDRGIRSLLVEGGATLAGALLGEGLVDRVIWYSAPRLLGQDGAPAVRGLDVPSCAGAPGFRVLGVRRVGEDVRTVLEPDSVRRR; encoded by the coding sequence GTGACCCCGGACGGTTCCGAGGCCGGCCGGGCCTTCTCCGACAGCGAGCGGGCCGCGATGCGCCGCGCCGTGACGCTGGCCCGGCGCGGGCTCGGCACGGTGGCACCGAACCCGGCCGTCGGGGCGGTGATCCTCGACCCCAACGGCCGGACGGCGGGGGAGGGGTGGCACCGGAAGGCCGGGGGCCCGCACGCCGAGGTCCACGCACTGCGCGCCGCGGGCGCCCGCGCCGAGGGCGGCACCGCCCTGGTCACCCTCGAACCGTGCAGCCGGCAGGGCCGTACCGGCCCCTGCACCCAGGCACTGCTCCAGGCCGGAATCCGCCGGGTGATCTACGCCGTACCCGACCCCACCCTCTCCGGCGAGGGCGTCACGGCACTGCGCCGCTCCGGAGTCGAGGTGCGCTCCGGGCTGCTCGCGGAGCAGGCCGCGGAAGCCAATCACGCCTGGCTGACCGCCGTGGTCACCCGGCGGCCGCATATCACCCTCAAACTCGCCACCACCCTCGACGGGCGGATCGCCGCACGCGACGGATCCAGCCGCTGGATCACCGGCCCGCACGCCCGCCGCGACACCCACCGGCTGCGGGCCCGGGTCGACGCGATCGCCGTCGGCAGCAGCACCGTCCTGGCCGACGACCCCGCCCTCACCGCACGCACCGTCGCCGGCCGCCCGGGCGCCCGGCAGTCGGTCCGGGTGGTCTTCGACCGCCGGCTGCGCACCCCCGCCCGTTCCCGGCTCGCCTCCGACGGAGCGGCCCCCACCTGGATCCTCACCACCCGCCCCGCGGCGGACCACGCACTCGGGTCGGCCGAGCCGGTCACCATCGGCCCCGGACCGCGCTATCTCACCGAGGCCCTGCACGCGCTGTACGACCGGGGCATCCGGTCGCTGCTCGTCGAGGGCGGGGCCACGCTGGCCGGTGCCCTGCTCGGCGAGGGGCTGGTGGACCGGGTGATCTGGTACAGCGCCCCCCGGCTGCTCGGCCAGGACGGCGCCCCCGCGGTCCGCGGCCTCGACGTCCCTTCCTGCGCCGGGGCCCCGGGCTTCCGCGTCCTCGGCGTGCGCCGGGTCGGCGAGGACGTACGCACCGTACTGGAGCCGGATTCCGTCCGCAGGAGGTAG
- a CDS encoding formylglycine-generating enzyme family protein: MSHIVHRNLVDADINALTDRAAMGLPEGYVEPRAERLADFPRLAGRPAEQLAALVEDPSLTLEARLAAGTALALTGDPRTRWDAPDMLPVPAGRALIGTPESAVDALHADSARFGVQRSWVAKECPRHTVEIAAFHLAKYPVTNEEFAVFLKDTGHAGLPSNWNYGRYDPAAANHPVYTVTAEAADWYADWLSRRTGRRFRLPTEQEWEYAAGGPDGLRHPWGDTWDAAAANTLETGLLMSSPVGAFPGGRSWCGALDLAGNVEEYTSSTYEPYPGGEVVRDDLYLRLGAYRIARGGAFNRFRDLARCQRRHGPYPRSLYAMGFRLAEDVPMTEEG; encoded by the coding sequence ATGTCCCACATCGTGCACAGGAACCTGGTCGACGCCGATATCAACGCCCTGACCGACCGAGCGGCCATGGGGCTGCCGGAAGGCTATGTGGAACCGAGGGCCGAGCGCCTGGCGGACTTCCCGCGGCTGGCCGGCCGCCCGGCCGAGCAACTCGCCGCCCTGGTCGAGGATCCGTCCCTCACCCTCGAAGCGCGCCTGGCCGCGGGCACCGCACTGGCTCTCACGGGCGACCCGCGGACCCGCTGGGACGCCCCGGACATGCTGCCCGTCCCCGCGGGCCGGGCGCTCATCGGCACACCCGAGAGCGCGGTCGACGCCCTGCATGCCGACTCCGCCCGGTTCGGTGTGCAGCGGTCCTGGGTGGCGAAGGAATGCCCACGGCACACGGTGGAGATCGCGGCCTTCCACCTCGCCAAGTACCCCGTCACCAACGAGGAGTTCGCGGTCTTCCTCAAGGACACCGGCCACGCCGGGCTGCCGAGCAACTGGAACTACGGACGCTACGACCCCGCCGCCGCCAACCACCCCGTCTACACGGTCACCGCGGAGGCCGCCGACTGGTACGCGGACTGGCTGAGCCGGCGGACCGGCCGCCGCTTCCGGCTGCCCACCGAGCAGGAATGGGAGTACGCCGCGGGCGGGCCGGACGGGCTGCGGCACCCCTGGGGGGACACCTGGGACGCCGCCGCGGCCAACACACTGGAGACGGGCCTGCTGATGAGCAGCCCGGTCGGGGCCTTCCCCGGCGGCCGGTCGTGGTGCGGTGCCCTGGACCTGGCCGGCAATGTCGAGGAGTACACCAGCAGCACCTACGAGCCCTACCCGGGAGGGGAGGTGGTGCGGGACGACCTGTATCTGCGGCTCGGTGCCTACCGCATCGCCCGGGGCGGGGCCTTCAACCGGTTCCGGGATCTTGCCCGGTGCCAGCGCCGGCACGGCCCCTACCCGCGCTCGCTGTACGCGATGGGGTTCCGGCTGGCCGAGGACGTCCCGATGACCGAGGAGGGCTGA
- a CDS encoding glycosyltransferase family 4 protein → MRIVHVHWTGLPVTGGVETHLRAVVGQLGALPCDVRAVVGTPRSPDCDYDPALDIEVPFDPAGIAALAERCLSADVVHWHNPQWHKPDVVTALVARLRECRWPGRFVFDLHNIDEQPERWAFLAGLPGPLVVHSAFVAGEVRRRLPAAEVTTLPLALSLIEAPFRLPGGAGGTTVLQPSRMTRWKGSHLSLEASLTLLDEGADLHFVHAGTQHLIWPPGIPDALLERAAVWQEKGRVHFTHYRPEQSWAAIRASDLVIHPTIDRGAHGEPFSLSVAQAVICGRRIIASDSGNLPLLLGDYSAATLVPAGDVRALTEALREAVDRPAVAPTTADRALAQHLRDGFATAGRHHLAYYRALAGPA, encoded by the coding sequence GTGCGCATCGTCCATGTCCACTGGACCGGACTACCGGTCACCGGCGGCGTAGAGACCCATCTGCGGGCGGTCGTCGGCCAGCTCGGCGCCCTGCCGTGCGACGTCCGGGCCGTCGTCGGCACCCCGCGGTCACCGGACTGCGACTATGACCCGGCCCTCGACATCGAGGTCCCGTTCGACCCGGCCGGTATCGCCGCGCTCGCCGAGCGGTGCCTGAGCGCCGACGTCGTGCACTGGCACAACCCGCAGTGGCACAAGCCCGACGTCGTGACCGCCCTCGTGGCGCGGCTGCGGGAATGCCGCTGGCCCGGCCGCTTCGTCTTCGATCTGCACAACATCGACGAACAGCCGGAGCGGTGGGCGTTCCTCGCCGGGCTCCCCGGCCCGCTCGTCGTGCACTCCGCGTTCGTGGCCGGCGAGGTCCGGCGCAGACTGCCCGCGGCCGAGGTCACCACCCTGCCCCTGGCGCTGTCGCTGATCGAAGCCCCCTTCCGGCTCCCCGGCGGAGCGGGCGGCACCACCGTGCTGCAACCCAGCCGGATGACCCGGTGGAAGGGCTCCCACCTGAGCCTGGAGGCGTCCCTGACGCTGCTGGACGAAGGCGCCGATCTGCACTTCGTGCACGCGGGAACCCAGCACCTCATCTGGCCGCCCGGCATCCCCGACGCCCTCCTGGAACGGGCCGCGGTCTGGCAGGAGAAGGGGCGGGTGCACTTCACCCACTACCGGCCCGAGCAGAGCTGGGCCGCGATCCGCGCCAGCGACCTCGTCATCCACCCGACCATCGACCGCGGCGCCCACGGCGAGCCGTTCTCGCTGTCCGTCGCCCAGGCCGTCATCTGCGGCCGCCGCATCATCGCCAGTGACTCGGGCAACCTGCCGCTGCTGCTGGGCGATTACTCGGCCGCCACCCTCGTCCCGGCGGGCGATGTCCGGGCGCTGACCGAGGCGCTCCGGGAAGCGGTGGACCGGCCGGCCGTCGCACCGACCACCGCGGACCGCGCCCTGGCCCAGCACCTCCGGGACGGCTTCGCCACCGCCGGCCGGCACCACCTGGCCTACTACCGGGCCCTCGCCGGTCCCGCGTGA
- a CDS encoding nucleoside hydrolase → MPTPIILDCDPGHDDAMAILLAVGDPRVELKAVTTSAGNQTVAKTALNARRMCALAKAFDVPVAAGYPKPLTGMLLIGDDVHGETGLDGWDFPEPEVPLHSAHAVDLIHGILADSPEPVTLVVTGPQTNIAGLLALHPEDKAKIKEIVCMGGATHRGNTLPYSEYNILVDPEAAHEVLATGVPLTYCGLNVTHQAPVTREVLDRILDVGTHISEVSAALLAFRSRTYDQIWDLPDAPLHDPVAIARVLDPSLVDCVEAPVSIELRGEFTRGATVIDLYGVTGRAPNALVATHLDTERFWDVFLKALAALG, encoded by the coding sequence ATGCCCACCCCCATCATCCTGGACTGCGACCCCGGCCACGACGACGCGATGGCCATCCTGCTCGCCGTCGGCGACCCCCGCGTGGAGCTGAAGGCCGTCACCACCAGCGCGGGCAACCAGACCGTGGCGAAGACCGCGCTCAACGCGCGGCGGATGTGCGCCCTCGCCAAGGCATTCGACGTCCCCGTCGCCGCCGGATATCCCAAGCCGCTCACCGGCATGCTGCTGATCGGCGACGATGTGCACGGCGAAACCGGCCTGGACGGCTGGGACTTCCCCGAACCGGAGGTGCCGCTGCACTCCGCGCACGCCGTGGACCTGATCCACGGCATCCTGGCCGACAGTCCCGAACCCGTCACCCTGGTGGTCACCGGACCGCAGACGAATATCGCCGGACTCCTCGCCCTGCACCCGGAGGACAAGGCGAAGATCAAGGAGATCGTCTGCATGGGAGGGGCCACCCACCGCGGCAACACCCTGCCCTACTCCGAGTACAACATCCTGGTCGACCCCGAGGCCGCCCACGAAGTACTCGCCACCGGAGTCCCCCTCACCTACTGCGGCCTCAACGTCACCCACCAGGCCCCGGTCACCCGCGAGGTGCTGGACCGCATCCTCGATGTCGGCACCCACATCAGCGAGGTGTCCGCGGCCCTCCTCGCCTTCCGTTCCCGTACCTACGACCAGATCTGGGATCTGCCCGACGCGCCCCTGCACGACCCCGTGGCCATCGCCCGGGTGCTCGACCCGAGCCTGGTGGACTGCGTCGAGGCCCCCGTCTCGATCGAATTGCGTGGCGAGTTCACCCGTGGCGCGACCGTCATCGACCTCTACGGTGTGACGGGGAGAGCCCCCAATGCCCTGGTGGCGACGCATCTGGACACCGAACGGTTCTGGGATGTGTTCCTGAAGGCGCTCGCCGCGCTGGGCTGA
- a CDS encoding MFS transporter, which produces MPASPVPTPGARLLTALAGAQLLVALDFSIIYVALPDIGGSLHFSAVALQWIVSAYAIFFAGFLLLGGQLADVFGPGRVFLTAQLLFAASSVGAALSSSAAPLIAARVGQGVAAALLVPATLGLLSSAYPSGPERDRAVSVWGTTGAVGLALGVTAGGGILEVASWQWIFWINLPIVTVCLLAAGRAVRSTTHTERAPLATAATLSACAAVVAVVLACTELSRAHPSLPVVATALVVASLAGGVLIRSRRRPLVPRALLGVRALQVACLVAALYMASFGAEFYLVTLYLQDVRDYSALAAGMAFLPLAGTIVVGNTVAGRLAGRLPLGRLLSLAYLTGAAGLVVLALAVGTRGGYPAGILPGLLLSGFGQGMAFTGMFITGTRDLPPESNGTGSALVTTAQYLGGSLGLALLVLLHGEHPMAGDFVWTFCATAVIAAAAAPVALLRLPRTGPTPAPVSPHDPSFEPRTGGHR; this is translated from the coding sequence GTGCCCGCTTCTCCCGTACCGACTCCGGGTGCCCGCTTACTCACGGCACTGGCCGGGGCACAGCTGCTGGTGGCGCTCGACTTCTCCATCATCTACGTCGCGCTCCCCGACATCGGCGGAAGCCTGCACTTCTCCGCGGTCGCGCTTCAGTGGATCGTCAGCGCCTACGCCATCTTCTTCGCCGGATTCCTGCTGCTGGGCGGACAGTTGGCCGATGTCTTCGGGCCCGGCCGGGTCTTCCTCACCGCCCAGCTGCTGTTCGCCGCGTCCTCGGTCGGCGCCGCGCTCTCGTCGTCCGCCGCCCCCCTCATCGCGGCGCGCGTCGGGCAGGGGGTGGCGGCCGCCCTGCTGGTGCCGGCGACGCTGGGGCTGCTCAGTTCCGCCTACCCGTCGGGGCCGGAACGGGACCGGGCGGTGAGCGTGTGGGGGACCACGGGCGCGGTCGGACTCGCCCTCGGTGTCACGGCCGGGGGCGGCATCCTCGAAGTGGCCTCCTGGCAGTGGATCTTCTGGATCAACCTCCCCATCGTGACGGTCTGTCTGCTCGCCGCCGGACGAGCGGTCCGCTCCACCACACATACGGAACGGGCCCCGCTCGCCACCGCGGCCACCCTCTCCGCCTGCGCCGCGGTCGTCGCCGTCGTCCTGGCCTGCACCGAACTCTCCCGCGCCCACCCCTCCCTGCCCGTCGTCGCCACCGCGCTGGTGGTGGCATCGCTCGCCGGCGGCGTCCTCATCCGCAGCCGGCGCCGGCCGCTGGTGCCCCGCGCCCTGCTCGGCGTACGGGCCCTCCAAGTGGCCTGCCTGGTCGCGGCGTTGTACATGGCGAGCTTCGGCGCCGAGTTCTACCTCGTCACCCTCTACCTCCAGGACGTCCGGGACTACAGCGCGCTCGCCGCGGGCATGGCCTTCCTGCCGCTGGCCGGGACCATCGTGGTGGGCAACACGGTCGCCGGCCGGCTGGCGGGCCGACTGCCGCTGGGGCGGCTGCTGTCCCTCGCCTACCTCACCGGAGCGGCCGGACTGGTGGTGCTCGCGCTGGCCGTCGGCACCCGGGGCGGCTACCCGGCGGGCATCCTGCCGGGGCTGCTGCTCAGCGGCTTCGGCCAGGGCATGGCGTTCACCGGCATGTTCATCACGGGCACCCGCGACCTCCCGCCGGAGAGCAACGGCACCGGGAGCGCCCTGGTCACCACGGCGCAGTACCTCGGCGGCTCCCTCGGCCTGGCACTGCTGGTCCTCCTCCACGGGGAGCATCCGATGGCCGGGGACTTCGTGTGGACCTTCTGCGCCACCGCGGTCATCGCCGCGGCCGCCGCGCCCGTGGCGCTCCTCCGCCTGCCGCGTACCGGGCCCACGCCCGCCCCCGTCTCCCCGCACGACCCCTCTTTCGAGCCACGGACCGGAGGTCATCGATGA
- a CDS encoding NCS2 family permease — protein MTTPESPGRDPELLRRHATAGPGAVDRYFSLSARGSTWRREIVAGISTFLALSYIVVVNPAVLAQGGIPHSAAFVATAAVGGLATLAMGLWARLPFAVAPGMEMNAMVAFSVVGTLAYTWPQALGMVFWSGVAMLAVSLLRLRAAVINAIPPELRSALAAAVGAFIGLVGLQIAHLVRTSDGRLSGLGDWTGPPAVALYLGLAVALVLDRLGARAAAVLGGIAAAALYCAVAGVRADAVHDGIHGSGAALFRFDLTVLADPRAWSVILVLFALDFFGSIAKVVGLSAHTPLQDDQGRVPGMREALLVDAGATVAGSAVGSSSFVAFVESAVGIRAGARTGIAAVVTGLLLFSCLFLGPVLVHVPVEATTGALVFVAVKMLTTRPPGGTDRLGVTVTVTAVAVTVATLAIDQAMAAAFVVSVAASIIGRRRPHPALWVTTFLLMAGVVLQYLHR, from the coding sequence GTGACCACGCCGGAAAGCCCGGGGCGCGACCCGGAACTGCTCCGGCGCCACGCCACGGCCGGGCCCGGAGCCGTCGACCGCTACTTCTCCCTGAGCGCGCGCGGCTCGACCTGGCGCCGTGAGATCGTCGCCGGGATATCGACGTTCCTGGCGCTCTCCTACATCGTGGTCGTCAACCCCGCCGTCCTCGCCCAGGGAGGCATCCCGCACTCCGCCGCCTTCGTCGCGACGGCGGCGGTCGGCGGCCTCGCCACCCTGGCCATGGGGCTGTGGGCCCGGCTCCCGTTCGCGGTGGCACCGGGCATGGAGATGAACGCGATGGTCGCCTTCTCCGTGGTCGGCACCCTCGCCTACACCTGGCCCCAGGCGCTGGGCATGGTGTTCTGGTCCGGAGTGGCGATGCTGGCGGTGTCGCTGCTGCGGCTGCGCGCGGCGGTGATCAACGCCATCCCGCCGGAGCTGCGGTCGGCCCTCGCCGCCGCGGTCGGCGCGTTCATCGGCCTGGTGGGGCTACAGATCGCGCACCTCGTCCGCACCTCCGACGGGCGGCTGTCCGGCCTGGGCGACTGGACGGGACCACCCGCCGTGGCGCTGTACCTCGGCCTCGCGGTCGCCCTGGTCCTGGACCGGCTCGGCGCGCGGGCCGCGGCCGTCCTGGGCGGTATCGCGGCCGCCGCGCTGTACTGCGCCGTCGCGGGCGTCCGCGCCGACGCGGTTCATGACGGCATCCACGGAAGCGGCGCGGCGCTCTTCCGCTTCGACCTCACCGTCCTCGCCGATCCCCGGGCATGGAGCGTCATCCTCGTCCTGTTCGCCCTCGACTTCTTCGGCAGCATCGCGAAAGTGGTGGGCCTCTCGGCGCATACCCCGTTGCAGGATGACCAGGGCCGGGTTCCCGGGATGCGCGAGGCGCTGCTGGTCGACGCCGGGGCCACCGTTGCCGGGTCCGCCGTGGGATCGTCCAGCTTCGTGGCGTTCGTGGAGAGCGCGGTCGGAATCCGCGCCGGTGCCCGGACCGGGATCGCGGCGGTGGTCACCGGACTGCTTCTGTTCTCCTGCCTGTTCCTCGGCCCGGTCCTGGTCCATGTCCCGGTGGAGGCCACCACGGGCGCCTTGGTCTTCGTGGCGGTCAAGATGCTGACCACCCGCCCGCCGGGGGGCACCGACCGCCTGGGCGTGACCGTCACGGTGACCGCCGTGGCCGTCACCGTCGCCACCCTCGCGATCGACCAGGCGATGGCCGCGGCCTTCGTGGTGAGCGTGGCCGCGAGCATCATCGGCCGCCGGCGGCCGCATCCCGCGCTCTGGGTGACGACGTTCTTGCTGATGGCCGGCGTCGTACTGCAATACCTCCACCGCTGA
- a CDS encoding HD domain-containing protein, with translation MPHDDDQDIPLLAQSVRQPDGTPERLRRQIEFIIEADRLKNVFRRSPLLSADRRENDAEHSWHLALMTLVLTEYADEPVDTSKVLALVVGHDLVEIYAGDTFLYDTAAAADQEEREQQAADQLFALLPDDQREHFRALWDEFEARVTPEARFAKAMDRLQPLLLNYGNRGGTWRTPGVTEDDVLARKSVIKDASADLWRYAQDLIHTGADNGWVPRADSRS, from the coding sequence ATGCCGCACGACGATGACCAGGACATCCCCCTGCTCGCCCAGTCCGTCCGGCAGCCCGACGGCACCCCCGAACGGCTGCGCCGCCAGATCGAGTTCATCATCGAGGCCGACCGGCTCAAGAACGTCTTCCGGCGCAGTCCGCTGCTGAGCGCGGACCGCAGGGAGAACGACGCCGAGCACTCGTGGCACCTCGCGCTGATGACCCTGGTGCTCACGGAGTACGCGGACGAACCCGTCGACACCAGCAAGGTGCTCGCCCTGGTCGTCGGGCACGACCTGGTGGAGATCTACGCCGGAGACACCTTCCTGTACGACACCGCGGCCGCCGCTGACCAGGAGGAACGGGAACAGCAGGCGGCGGACCAGCTCTTCGCGCTGCTGCCCGACGACCAGCGGGAGCATTTCCGGGCCCTGTGGGACGAGTTCGAGGCCCGGGTCACCCCCGAGGCACGTTTCGCCAAGGCCATGGACCGGCTCCAGCCGCTGCTGCTCAACTACGGCAACCGCGGCGGGACCTGGCGCACCCCCGGCGTCACGGAGGACGACGTACTCGCCCGCAAGTCCGTGATCAAAGACGCCTCCGCGGACCTCTGGCGCTACGCCCAGGACCTGATCCACACCGGCGCCGACAACGGCTGGGTACCCCGCGCCGACTCCCGCTCCTGA
- a CDS encoding GNAT family N-acetyltransferase: MTANLPSASPAVVRLTRFTRTELSDIVGDGEDAFGVAWTGLTWRAKEEHFGIKRDGRLVAHTGLVTVPLSIGSVETRAVGVGGVIVAPGLRGEGLSRIVMTAALEHARTMGHEYGLLFCMPHLLPLYERFGWQQLHEDVEVEQPEETTAIMPLRTMWIPLREGAQWPVGPVRLRSLPM; encoded by the coding sequence ATGACAGCGAACCTGCCTTCCGCGTCGCCGGCCGTGGTCCGGCTGACGCGGTTCACACGGACGGAACTGAGCGACATCGTCGGGGACGGCGAGGACGCCTTCGGGGTCGCCTGGACCGGGCTGACCTGGCGGGCCAAGGAAGAGCACTTCGGCATCAAACGGGACGGCCGTCTCGTGGCACACACGGGCCTGGTGACGGTTCCGCTGTCGATCGGCTCCGTGGAGACCCGGGCGGTCGGCGTCGGCGGGGTGATCGTCGCGCCCGGCCTGCGAGGAGAAGGACTCTCGCGGATCGTCATGACCGCCGCCCTGGAGCACGCCCGCACGATGGGACACGAATACGGCCTCCTCTTCTGTATGCCGCATCTCCTCCCCCTGTACGAGCGGTTCGGCTGGCAGCAGCTCCATGAGGACGTGGAGGTCGAGCAGCCCGAGGAAACCACCGCGATCATGCCGCTGCGGACCATGTGGATCCCGCTCCGCGAGGGGGCGCAGTGGCCGGTGGGACCGGTGCGGCTGCGGTCACTGCCCATGTGA
- a CDS encoding globin domain-containing protein encodes MLSPKSAETVRATLPAVSGALDEITTLFYEKLFAAHPELLRDLFNRGNQANGSQRQALAGSIATFARHLLDHPDSRPDAMLVRIAHKHASLGVREDQYPVVREHLFAAIAEVLGEAVTDDVVRAWDEVYWLMAHALIAAEKRLGREAGVRDGAVWRPYRVAGRVQETDEVATFLLRPADGAPVPASRPGQYVSVQVQLPDGARQIRQYSLSGQPDGGLQISVKRVAAGGPSGAPAGEVSGYLHTQVHGGETLYVSPPFGDVVLPDDGDGPLLLASAGIGCTPMVGMLAHLAATGSRRRIITAHADRSPATHPFRTDLRRLTGKLADATAELWYEEGAGVEEEGAGRETGGMADAVDTVTVRSGLMDLTRLAIPAGTTVYLCGPVPFMKAVRAQLLDSGVPSTAIHYEVFGPDLGL; translated from the coding sequence ATGCTGTCGCCGAAGTCCGCCGAGACCGTACGTGCCACCCTCCCCGCCGTGAGCGGAGCCCTCGACGAGATCACGACGCTCTTCTACGAGAAGCTCTTCGCCGCCCACCCCGAGCTGCTGCGCGACCTCTTCAACCGCGGCAACCAGGCCAACGGCAGTCAGCGGCAGGCCCTCGCCGGATCCATCGCCACCTTCGCGCGCCATCTCCTCGACCACCCGGACAGCCGCCCGGACGCCATGCTCGTGCGGATCGCGCACAAGCACGCCTCCCTCGGAGTGCGCGAGGACCAGTACCCGGTCGTGCGGGAGCACCTCTTCGCGGCCATCGCCGAGGTGCTGGGTGAGGCGGTGACCGACGACGTGGTCCGGGCCTGGGACGAGGTGTACTGGCTGATGGCCCATGCCCTGATCGCTGCCGAGAAGCGGCTCGGGCGGGAGGCGGGCGTGCGCGACGGTGCGGTGTGGCGTCCCTATCGGGTGGCCGGCCGGGTGCAGGAGACCGACGAGGTGGCCACCTTCCTCCTGCGGCCCGCCGACGGCGCTCCCGTACCGGCGTCCCGGCCCGGCCAGTACGTCTCCGTACAGGTCCAACTCCCGGACGGGGCACGGCAGATACGTCAGTACAGCCTGTCCGGGCAGCCGGACGGCGGGCTGCAGATCTCCGTGAAGCGGGTGGCGGCGGGCGGCCCGTCCGGCGCCCCTGCGGGCGAGGTGTCGGGGTATCTGCACACACAGGTGCACGGCGGGGAAACCCTGTACGTGAGCCCGCCGTTCGGCGATGTGGTGCTGCCCGACGACGGCGACGGGCCCCTGCTCCTCGCGTCGGCGGGCATCGGCTGCACCCCGATGGTCGGCATGCTCGCGCACCTCGCCGCCACCGGCTCCCGGCGCCGGATCATCACCGCGCACGCCGACCGCTCCCCCGCCACGCACCCGTTCCGTACGGATCTGCGCCGACTCACCGGCAAGCTCGCCGACGCGACGGCGGAACTCTGGTACGAGGAGGGGGCCGGGGTCGAGGAGGAGGGCGCGGGGCGGGAGACGGGCGGCATGGCTGACGCGGTGGACACAGTGACCGTGCGCTCCGGGCTGATGGATCTGACACGGCTCGCCATTCCGGCCGGGACCACCGTGTATCTGTGCGGCCCTGTGCCGTTCATGAAGGCGGTACGGGCTCAACTGCTGGACTCCGGTGTACCGTCCACGGCGATCCACTACGAGGTCTTCGGCCCGGACCTCGGGCTGTAG
- a CDS encoding RrF2 family transcriptional regulator, translated as MRLTKSTDIALRIAMRLAVLGDTGDAPTTREVASAVQVPYTHAAKVVSKLQHLGAVEARRGRGGGLALTTAGRTGSLGRLVRELEGADDVVGCEDDPPCPLRGGCRLRGALRAAQEAFYASLDPLSVADLVETPTGPLLLSLTSAPPTD; from the coding sequence GTGCGACTCACCAAGAGCACCGACATCGCCCTCCGCATCGCCATGCGCCTGGCAGTGCTCGGCGACACAGGCGACGCGCCCACCACCCGGGAGGTGGCGAGCGCGGTCCAGGTTCCGTACACCCATGCCGCCAAGGTGGTCAGCAAGCTCCAGCATCTCGGTGCCGTCGAAGCGCGGCGCGGGCGCGGTGGCGGGCTGGCGCTGACGACGGCGGGGCGCACGGGGTCGCTCGGGCGGCTGGTGCGTGAGCTGGAGGGGGCCGATGACGTCGTGGGGTGCGAGGACGATCCGCCGTGTCCACTGCGTGGCGGCTGCCGGCTGCGCGGTGCGCTGCGGGCGGCACAGGAAGCGTTCTACGCCTCCCTCGATCCGCTCTCCGTCGCCGACTTGGTCGAGACGCCGACCGGGCCGCTGCTACTCAGCCTGACGTCCGCTCCTCCCACGGACTGA